The nucleotide window ATTCGACGATGTCGACTTTGCCGATGCGGACGTCTTCGAAAAGCCGGGCCAGCCCAAGCCCGACCTTCCGGCCGGCAACGACTTCGACGATGTGGTGATGGTCGACGACGAGGACACCGCCGCCTGGGAAGCCGAATTCGAAGTGGTGCCCAACGCCGAGACGATGCCCGCGCCGAAGAAGGCCCGCACCGAGAGCGCGGACGAGGGCGAGGACCCGCTCGACCGCCTGTCCCCCGGCGAGAAGCAGTCCCTGTTCAGCTGATCCGGCCCGCGGGTCCGGCGAGGCGGCGGGAGGCGGCGCGTCGCGGATTTCTCTTTGACCTGCAAATATTTACAAGTAACTCTGCAAGACTGAATTCAGACGCCGAAATGGATGGAGGGGCATGATCCGCGAGCGGCTCGAGGAACTGGCAAGGGCGCATGAACCATCGGCGCGATCCGAACTGGTGCGCCTGCTCAGTGCCCAATATGCCGACAAGCTCGAGCGTGAGCCGACCGAAGCGGAACGCCATCTGTTTTCCGGGCTGGTGCTGGACGTCTTCGACCAGCTCGACCACTCCGTCCGCCTCGACATCGTCGTGCGCCTCGCCCGCACCGGGCGCATCACCCAGCCGCTTGCCGACCGCCTGACCGAAGAGCCCTTCGACATCTGCGAGCCCGTCCTGGAGCACTCTCCGGTCGTCAGCACGAGCAAGCTGCTCGAGGTCTCGCGCAACCGGTCCGACCGCCATCGCCTGGCCATCGCCCGCCGGATGCAGGTGCCCAAGGAGATCGTCGACACGCTGATCGCGCGCGGCGCGTTTCCGGTGGTCAACGCCCTGCTGCAGAACCAGGGCGCCGAATTCGCCGTCCGTGCCCTGCTCGCGGTGCTGATCCTGTCGGCGGCGGACCAGCGGCTGCTCGGCGCCCTCGCCCGCCGCTGCGCGCAGGACGAGGGCTTTCTCGGCGACATGAAGATGATCTCCCAGACGGACTGTCCCTTGATGCCCGGCGATCTGGAGCGCGCGCTCGAGAACCAGGACGAGCTGGACCGGCTGGCGCTGACGGCCGTCGACGACGACCGGGACGCAGGGCTGGAAGTCGGCGGCGAGCAGCTGTCCCGCCACGAGATCCAGATCCAGATCGCATCCGGCGAGCTCGGCTTCGAGAGCATTTTTAGGACGCTGATCGAGCGCAAGGACATG belongs to Stappia indica and includes:
- a CDS encoding DUF2336 domain-containing protein yields the protein MIRERLEELARAHEPSARSELVRLLSAQYADKLEREPTEAERHLFSGLVLDVFDQLDHSVRLDIVVRLARTGRITQPLADRLTEEPFDICEPVLEHSPVVSTSKLLEVSRNRSDRHRLAIARRMQVPKEIVDTLIARGAFPVVNALLQNQGAEFAVRALLAVLILSAADQRLLGALARRCAQDEGFLGDMKMISQTDCPLMPGDLERALENQDELDRLALTAVDDDRDAGLEVGGEQLSRHEIQIQIASGELGFESIFRTLIERKDMNAIIWLVSRHLSLRDSTVRDTFASQAGGAVAMLMKETGIGHKTYGQFLKLRCDWLGIGSKTVAQDVFTYRTMRHPGSKRAFN